The genomic window ACCTCCGCGACGGCCTCGAGTCGATGGGGTTCGACGTCTGGGGCGACTCCCAGATCCTCCCGCTGGTCGTCGGCGACCGGGCGGACGCGATGGCCCTCGCTGACGGGATCCGCGAGCGCGACGTCGTCGTACCGGCGATCCGACCGCCGACGGTTCCCGAGGGAACCAGCCGGCTCCGCGTCGTTCCGATGGCCACCCACGACGAGAGCGACATCATCGACTGTCTCGAGGCGTTCCGCGCGGCGGGCGAGGAAGTGGGGCTGCTGTGACCGCGACCCGACCGATCGCCGTCGTCGGCACCGGAACGGGCGTCGGAAAGACGGTCGTGACGGCCGGCCTCACGCGGCTGCTCCGCGAGGCCGGCCGCGACGCGCGGGCGATCAAACCGGCCCAGACTGGCTACCCGCCCGACGATGTCGACGAGTCACAGTCGTCGGCTCGACGAGCTTCGCTCGTCGGTGATGCCGGATTCGTCGCCGCGGCCTGTGACGACCCCGCGGCCGCGACCTGCCCGCGCTACCTCGAGCCGGCGCTCGCACCCCGCGTCGCCGCAGAGGTCGCGGGCGAGGACCTCGCATACGAGACGATCCGCGCGGCCTGCGAGCGCGAAATCGAGGCGACCCCGGTCCCGATCGTCGAGGGAATCGGCGGACTCCGGGTACCGCTGGCCGGCGACCGCGAGGTGATCGACCTCGTCGCCGATCTCGAGGCCGCGGCGGTCGTCGTCGCACGCTCGGGGCTGGGCACGCTCAATCACACCGCGCTCTCGGTCGACGCGCTCGAGGCCCGCGGGATCGATGTCTGCGGAATCGTCGTCAACGAGTACGCCGGCGAGACGGTGGCCGAACGGACTAACCCCGACGAACTCGAGCGGATGACCGGCCACGCGGTCGAGACGGTCCCGCCGCTGGACGACGATGTGCCTGCGGGAGAATCCGACCCGCGTCACCTCGCTGCCGGTATCGGCAGCGCACTTTCCTCGGACTTTCTGGCGTCGCTTCCGGTCGACGGAATCTAAGCGCGTCGCGGTCAGTCGGCGGATGGTGCCGGAAGCTCGTCGTCGGCCGCCGCCGGTTCACGTCCGGACGACAGATCGGTCCCCGCCGCGTCGAGTTCGACCAGTTGGGAGACGACCTCGGATTTTCGGTGTTCGACCTCGAGGTGGACGCGAAGGTCGTTTCGGTCGTCGTACGACTCGGTGCAGAGCGGGCAGCTATGGGGGTCTGTCATTCGGTCGGTCACCATGAGATGGCACACCGTTCATCGACGTAATAGTGTCGTCAATCTGCGAATTGATATGTTCGATGAGGGAGAAACACGTCCGGAAAGGCCCGTTTCCGCGGCCGCCGAACCGAGGGCGTCGCCGGGCGGCGATTCGGTCGTCGATTAGAGGAAGTCGCCCAGTCCCGACTGATCCTCGTCCGGGTCCTCGGCTGCGGACGCCTCGTCCGACGGCTCGCCGTCGCCTCCCTCGTCCGCCTCCGCGGCCGCGAGCGCCTGTTGGCCGCTCGAGTCATCGGCCGCGTCGCCGTCAGCGTTCCCATCGGCCCCCGTTTCGGCGGCGTCCGCGTCGCCCTCGCTCGAGCCCTCGGCCTCGAAGAAGGCGTTGCCCGAGTGCTCGACGGCTTGCTCGGCTTTGCGTTCCTCGGCGTCCTCGACGATCGACTGGACCTTGTTAGTGTCTTTGCCGCTGCCGGTGACGAAGGAGACCGCCGACTCGTCGAGGTCGTAGGCCGCGGCCATCCGGACGGTCAGCTCGCGGTTCTTGCAGTGGTGGGTCATCGCCGAGAGGAACGGCATGAGTTCGCGCCGAGCCGTCGCGACGCTCGTCCCCTCCCGTTCGGCGATGCGCTCGGCGATCGCGTCGCGGGTGTTCCGGGTCCCCTTGGTCCGGCCGAGTTTCGACCAGTAGCTCGGCGGGCCGTAGCGGGTCCAGCCGCCCTTGTCGCCACGTCTCGAGGCGGCGACGCCGGCGGTCATGTTGTCCGTGGCGTAGCGCCAGTAGGAGTAGTCTTGTGTCGCCCGCACGCGGCCCAGCCAGCGGTCGGCGTTCGCGAGGAACTCGTAGGCGTCGGCGAGTTCCGCCCCCTCGTAGTCCTTCGGGACGTTGTCCTCGATCCAGTTGAGCAGGTCGTCCGGCGTCTCGTCCACGTCGTAGGAGGCCCGCAGGGCCCCCTCGGCGTCTTTCTCCTTGATGAGTTCGTCGAGGAAGTCGAAGATTCCCTCCGTCGTATCGCGCTGGCCCGTCACCACATCGTCGACGGTCAGCCGCTCGGTCTCCTCGGCGACGGCCTGCAGGTCGTTGACCGCAGAGCGCAGGTCGCCGCTGGTCGATTCCGCGATCTTCTCGAGAGCCTCCTCCTCGAACTCGACGCCCTCGCGGCGGCAGATATCGCGCAACACGGGAACGATCGACCGCTTCGAGACGTCGCGGAACTCGATCGTCTCACAGGAGTTGCGCAGCGACTTACTCATGTCGTAGAACTCGTTCGCCACGAGGACGATCGGCTGGTTCGCGTCCTTGACGACGCGGGTGACCTCCCGCGACCCGCCGTAGTCGGCGTTGCCGTGAAAGTTGTCCGCCTCGTCCAAGATGACGAGCCGGCGGCCCGCCTCGCCGCCGGTGAGCGTGCCACTCTTTGCGGCTTCGCCGGCGACCTTCTCGATGACATCGGCCCCGCGGCTGTCGCTGGCGTTTAGCTCCATGACGGGCCAGCCCATGTCGTTTGCCAACGCGTGGGCGGCGGAGGTCTTCCCGATCCCGGGACTGCCGTGGACGATCACCGATTTCCGGTGTTCATCCCAGCTCTCGGCCCACTCCTCGAGTTTGTCGCGGGCCTTGTTGTTTCCGCGCACCTCCGACAGCGTCGTCGGGCGGTACTTCTCGGTCCAATCAGTCATTGACTACGGGTAGGTGTGAGTCGCGTTTAGTGGTTGCGGAGCCCGGATCCACCCGATCCGGTTCGGGCCGATTCGCTCACCGAGTCGCTCACTCGAGGGCGAGCGAGTAGATGCCGTCACGCGTTCCCGCGATCACGGCGTCGTCCACGGCAAAGTGCTTGATCTGGGCATCGACTGAGGCGGTCCCCGTTACGTCGCCGGTCGGATCGAGCCGGGAGAATCGCGTGTCGCCGATCCGTGCGATCACACTGTGTGCGTCTGTATCGCCGTCGCCGGCGATTTGAAGCGACTCGACCGATGCCGAGTCGGTGATCGATTCGCGCCACAGTTCGTCGCCGTCGGCTATCCCGTACGCCCGTACCCGGTCGCCCGCGACGTATATCCGCTCGTGGGGAACCGAGACCGTTGCCCGGTCGACTCCCTCGATCGTCCACTGTCGGTCGCCGGTTTCGACATCGAGCCCGACGAGTTCGTTGCCGGCGTCGACGACGACCCGTTCGGTATCGACGGCCCTGATCGACCAGGACGATTCCGAATCGGCGTGCCAGCGTTCCGCTCCGTCGGCGATTGCGGCGATACCGTCCCGGGTCGAGACGTACGCGGTCCCGTCGTCGATCGTCGCATCGCGGATTCGATCGTCGCCATCGCCATACGTCCAGCGGACGTTCCCGTCGTCCGGATCGAGCGAGAGGAGTCGCCCGGTCGTCACGTAGACGCTGTCGGTCACAGCGGCGACCGTTATCTTCCGTGACGCCGTCGCCGGTTCGGAGACCCGCTCGCTCCAGCGCGTCGTCCCGTCGTCCGTCGCGAACGCGTGAACGACGCCGTCGTCACCGCCGACGTAGACGGTATCGTCCGCGACTCGCGGGCGGGAGTAGACGCTGCCGGTCTCCCGTGACCACCGCAACTCGCCGTCGTGTCCGACTGCGATCGTTTTTCCGGCACCGTTGCCGATCACGTCGTCGCCGTAGCCGGCGTAGACGGCGTCAGCCACGGTCGGTTCCGTGTACGTTGAGTGCATACCGCTAGAGCCGTGCGTCCACAGGTGATCGCCGGTCTCGCGGTCGAGCGCGAAGATACCGCCACCCAACCGATCGGACTCCTCGAGTAGGCTGTTTTCGGTACCGAACACGGTTCCGTTCGCGACGGTATCGACCCGGCCGCCGACGTCGTGGTACCACTCGTATTCGCGCTCGCTCTCGCTCCTGCCGTCGCCGCCGTCGGTAGCGCTCGAGTCGCTATTCTGTTTCGCGACAGGCGTCTCGCTACCGTTCGTGGCGGACTGCTCCTCGCTGTCGAAACAGCCGGCGAGTGCAGCGGTGCCCGTGCCAGCGGCAGCGAGTAGCGTTCGTCGGTTCATACTAATGATTTCACACATGATATACTGTATCTTTTTATGTGTGTCTATTGACTCTATCGGAAGAAAGGAATGAGAGCAACTCGTTCGGCCGGCCAGCAGAGACGAGCGCGTCTCCGTCAACTCGGCGAGGTGGACCGCGTCGAAGGGTGTGCGCGTATCGCTGTGATCCTCGAGGAGATCGCCGGTCGCGCGTTTCGGGCTGCAAATCGGAGAGCGGCGCGGTTCGGGGGTCTCAGTTCGTGCCGTAGACGAGCACGGATCGTTCGGCCGCATCGGCGTCCGATTCGAGGCGGATTGGGAACTCCTGATCAGTAGCGACCGACGGAGTACGGTACCCCGTCGTGAGGCCCGTCTGCTCTCCGGCCTCGAGGGTTACCGACTGCTCTTCGACCCGCTCCGCGCTGTGGCCGACGATCAACGCGAGGTCCTGCGTGCCCTCGGCTCCGCCGGTGTTCTCGACCGTCGCGCTCACCTCGAGAAAGTCGCCGGCGTCGACCGGGGTATTGGTCTCGAGGGCCGTCACCGAAAACGTCGCGTTTCCGCCGTCGGTCCCGTCGTCGGTATCGTTCGGTTCGATCTCGCTCAGACACTCGCGCGCGTTCGGGTTTCCGTGTGTGGTGCCGCCCGTCCGATAATCCATCTCCTCGGTCGCGAGTCCCGAAATGACGGTGCCGTCACTGCCGTATTCCGGGATCTCGACGGTGATTTCGCCGTCGCCCTCGCGGACGGCGGAGTCGCCGCCGATTTCGAACACCACCGTTCCCGAGAACGGCGCGTCGACGTCCTCGCCGAAGACGAACCCGTCCTCGAGCATGGTGTTTCCGTACAGCCCGTCGTCGTAGAACCCCGTGTTCGCGAAGGCGACATCGCCGGCTTCGAACGTCCCCGTGAGCTCCGCCCGGGTACAGGAAGGAAACGAGACGGTCTGCTCCGAGTCCCCGCTCTCGTCATCGGAGTCGTCGTCTTCCGCGGCCTCGTCTGCCCCCTCCTCGGATTCGTCGGTGTTCGAATCGTCTTCCGACTCGGTCTCGTCGCCGGTCGACGAGTTCGCGTCGCTGAACGACTCGTCCGTGGTCTCGCTCGTTTTGTTCCCGGATTCCGGCTCGGCCTCAGCGTCCGAATCGTCGACAGCCGCGTTGAGACAGCCCGCGAGTCCGAGTCCAACGCCCGAGACGCCGATAAAGGTCCGTCGTTCCATAGCCGGAGGAAACACATCTCACAGCATAAAGATGTCGCATATATGTTATATCTGATTACAGTCATGGTCTCGTGAGCGACCGTCCGAAATAGCGGACCGTCGACTCGAGACGGAATGACCCACGAGATGACATCCCACGGAGAATCGCTCGGCCCCGGTGCGACCCGCATCGTCCCGCGTAGCGGCTCAGTCGGTCGACTCCTCTGCCTCTGGGGTGACCTCGCTCACGGTCACGCTCGAGACGCGCGTTCCCTCCACGGCCTCGACGGTCACCTCGTAGCCGTCGGCTTCGATCGCGTCGCCGACCTCGGGCGCACGACCGAGGCGGCTCAACACAAGGCCGCCGATGGTGTCGAACGCGTCGCCCTCGAACTCCGTTCCGAGGATCTCGTTGATGTCCGCGAGCGGGACGCCGCCGTCCATTTCGTATCGGCCGTCGGCGAGTTCGTCGATCGAGGGCTCCATCTCGGCGACGTCGAACTCGTCTTGAATCTCGCCGACGACTTCCTCGATGACGTCCTCGATGGTCAGAATCCCCTCGAACGCTCCCCACTCGTCGATGACGACGGCCATCTGGACGTTCCGCCGGCGGAACTCCGCGAGGATCTCGTCGATCCGGCGGGTCTCGGGGACGATGAGGACCTCTCGAGCGAGGTCGCGTGCGGTCGGTTCACCGGCCGGTTCGTCGCCCGCGTCGTCCCCGTCTGCGGCCTCGATGGCCTGGAGGACGTCCTTCGCGTGGACGAACCCGATGACCGGTTCGTCGGCGTCCTCGTCGACGACGGGGAACCGCGTGTAGTTCCCGCTGGCGGCGACGCCGCGGAGTTCGGAGAGGGGCATGCCGGCGCGAACGGTGACGACGTCCGGATGCGGCACCATGATCTCGCGGGCGACGGTTTCGCCGAGGTCGAAGACGGATTCGATCATCTCGACTTCCTCCATGTCGACGGCACCCTGTTCGCCGGACTGGGCGACGATCCGCAGGATCTCCTCCTCGCTGTGGCTCTCGTCGCGCTCGGAGGCCGGCGCGACGCCGATGAGCCGCGTGAAGAAGTTCGCGGTCCCGTTGAACACGATGATCCCGGGGATGAAGATGTAATAGAAGAACTTCATCGGCGCGGCGACGAGCAGGGCGATCCGCTCGGCGTCCGCGATAGCGAGGGTCTTCGGCGCGAGCTCCCCGAAGACGACGTGCAGGAAGGTGATGATGCTGAACCCGATCGCGATAGAGACCAGATGAAGCGTCCCAGCGGGAAGCACCGGTCCCAGCACGGGCTCGAGAAGCGAAGCGATGGCCGGTTCGCCGACCCACCCCAGCCCCAGCGAGGCGATCGTGATACCCAACTGGGTCGTCGCGAGGTAGTCGTCCAGGTTCTCCTCGGCCTCCTGGACGAGCTTCGCCGACGACCGCCCCTCCGCGACGAGTTCTTCGATCTGCGTCGGCCGGATACGGACGTACGCGAACTCCGCGGCGACGAAAAAGCCGTTCAGGAAGACCAGGAAGAGAGCGAAGAGGAGTCGCCCGAACGAGAATGCGAGGTCGACGGCTACCATCGACCCCACCCCGGTCGCCGCGGGGGATCTCGCGTCGCCGGTATCGGGTCCGATCCGCCCCGCGTTCGATCACTGATTCGCTCTCCCACCGCGGCAGCGCCGGTGGGACGACGGATATCGCTCGGCGACGGGGACACGACGGGCCGCTCGTCGCCGGTGAAGACGTCCATACGGCCACTTGGCACAGGACTTACAAAATCGTGGCGCTGGCGACCGACGACGGGCGGCCGGTTCGGACGGCCTCGAGCGCGTTTCGAGCTGGGTTGGGGTTCCCGGCGGACGGTCGCGCAGTCCCGTTCCCTCTCGAGCGACGGCCGGAATCCGAGCCGATAACTGGCCGGGCGTCGAACCCCGGCTATGAACGTCGCGATCGTCACCGTCGGCGACGAGATCCTCGCGGGATCGACGACCAACACCAACGCGTCGTGGCTGGCCGAGCGGATCACCGAGCGCGGCAGCACTGTCGGCCGGATCCTGACGATCCCCGACGACCGCGATCTCATCGCGGACTACGTCGCTCGCTGGCACGACGAGTTCGACGCCGTGATCGTCACCGGCGGCATCGGCGGCACGCCCGACGACGTGACCGTCGAAGCCGTCGCCGACGGCTTGGAGCGCGAGTTCGTCGTCCACGGCGAGATCCGGGAGCGACTGGTCGAGAAGGCGGCCGCGTTCCGGGACGAAAACCCGGAGATGGTCGAGGAGTACGACCTCCAACTGGACATCGACGCGGCGGCCTCGATCCCCGAGGGGGCGACGCCGATCGTCACCGACGAGGGGTGGGCTCCCGGCTGTATCGTCGAGAACGTCTACGTCTTCGCCGGCATTCCCGACGAGATGACGGCGATGTTCGAGGCGGTCGCCGACGAATTCCAGGGGGAATCGACCGCGGAAACGCTGTACACGCCGGCACCCGAGGGATCGCTCCACGAGGCGCTCGAGGGGGTCACCGAGCGCTTCGACGTTTCGGTCGGCAGCTATCCGCGGAGCGAGAACCGCCCCGGTCGGATCCGCGTCTCGAGTACCGATCCCGAGACGGTCGAGACGGCGATCGCGTGGCTCCGCGATCGCGTCGAGACCACGGAACCGCCGTCCTCGAGCGAGGAGTCGGCCGAGTAGGTCGAATCCGGCGGCCGAGGAAATCGTCCGCGACCGGCGGCTCGTCAGTTCGGTCGGCGCTCTTCGACGATGCGGACGACGACCGCGGTGAACCCGGCGAGCGTGAGGACGAACCGTTCGCCGGTCGCCGCGATGGGGAAGATCCGCTCGACGGCCGTCGCGGGCTCGCCGCGCGTGGGGTCGAACCCGGTTCGGTAGTGCGTGTTTTCCGTGGTTCCGCGGGCCGTCGACTCGGCGAGGGCCCCAGCGTCGAGTTCGACGAACGTCTGGACCAGCCCGCGCTGATCGGTCACGAGCAGCGAGCCGGATAGGTCGTAGAACCGGTCGTGGAGCGGCCAGAAGAGGTTGACGCCGTTGAAGAAGGCGTCGAACAGGATGTGCGCGAACAGCACCGCCGCCACCCCGGTCCACGCGACGCGGCGGCCGTAGATACCCCACCGTTCGTCGACGATCGACCGCTCGCGGACCGTGCCGTCCCACAGCAGGAGGGCGGCGGGAACGAGGACGATCCAGACGTTGTGCAGCGCCGCGCGGTGGGTTCCGGGGATGGCAATCCCGATCACTGTATCGAAATCGAGGAGAGCAGCACACCCCATTACGACCAGGATCGCCCGGGTATCGAATTCGTCGCCGAGCAATGCAACCCCGAGTAATCCCGCGAACGCGACGTGGACGACGGTCGATGGCACGTTCCGCCGACTCGAACCGGGAGGGCTTGATTGTTTGGACCACCGAACTGGAGCGCTCGTCGATCGAGTCGGGATCGATCGCCGCCTCGCCCGCCGGGCGATCGGTCCGTCTCCGGTAGCTACTTGGCCCGACCGGCCGACCGTCGGGTATGAGCGGACGCGGACCGAAACGGGAACTCGCGGAGAAGATCGCCGGGGAGATCACGCTGAGCGACGACCCCGGTGCCACCCTGCGGAAGTGGCGCACCGACTTCGACGTCTCACAGACCGATCTCGCGGCCGAACTCGACGTCTCGTCGTCGGTGATTTCGGACTACGAGAGCGGCCGCCGGGAGAGTCCGGGGATCGGCGTCGTCGGCCGACTCGTCGAGGGGCTGCTCTCGATCGACGAGCGCCGCGGCGGCGAGCGCATCCGGCAGTACGGCCGCGTCCTCTCGGCGGGCTTCGACAGCGACGTCGTCTACGACCTGCGGGAGTACGCCACCTCGCTGCCCCTCGAGCGACTGCACGACGACCTCGAGGCGACCGAAGTGGCCGCGGGCGGCACCCAACAGGTCAGCGGCCACACGGTCATCGACAGCATCGAGGCGATCACGCGCCTCTCGACGGAGGAGTTCTTCCGACTCTACGGCCAGAGCACGAACCGCGTGCTCGTGTTCACCAACGTCACCCGCGGCGAGGGCGTCGGCATCGCGCTCCGAATGGTCAACCCGACGCCGAACGCCGTGATCCTCCACGGCCTCGAGGAGGAGAACCTCTGGGATCACGCGGGGGAACTCGCACGCATCGACGGCTACTCGCTCGCGGTCACGTCGGCACCGCTCGACGACGTGCTCGAGCACCTCGTCACCCTCGAGTGACATCCTCCTCGCCGTAAACGGCGGAATTCTCTCGCTGTTTAAAGATAGCGTTCCGCCAGAGCAGTGGGAGAACGGTACGCAACGCCGCGGGGCTCAGCACTATTGTACGATCGTTCGGTTCGTATTTCTCGTTTCGACCGAACGGATTTTCGATTCGGTATTGATGCGAACGTATCTCACATCAATCGGGAATCCGTGGGGTTTATTTCGTTGTCGTTGCATTTCACTC from Natrinema versiforme includes these protein-coding regions:
- a CDS encoding replication factor C large subunit, with product MTDWTEKYRPTTLSEVRGNNKARDKLEEWAESWDEHRKSVIVHGSPGIGKTSAAHALANDMGWPVMELNASDSRGADVIEKVAGEAAKSGTLTGGEAGRRLVILDEADNFHGNADYGGSREVTRVVKDANQPIVLVANEFYDMSKSLRNSCETIEFRDVSKRSIVPVLRDICRREGVEFEEEALEKIAESTSGDLRSAVNDLQAVAEETERLTVDDVVTGQRDTTEGIFDFLDELIKEKDAEGALRASYDVDETPDDLLNWIEDNVPKDYEGAELADAYEFLANADRWLGRVRATQDYSYWRYATDNMTAGVAASRRGDKGGWTRYGPPSYWSKLGRTKGTRNTRDAIAERIAEREGTSVATARRELMPFLSAMTHHCKNRELTVRMAAAYDLDESAVSFVTGSGKDTNKVQSIVEDAEERKAEQAVEHSGNAFFEAEGSSEGDADAAETGADGNADGDAADDSSGQQALAAAEADEGGDGEPSDEASAAEDPDEDQSGLGDFL
- a CDS encoding helix-turn-helix domain-containing protein, whose protein sequence is MSGRGPKRELAEKIAGEITLSDDPGATLRKWRTDFDVSQTDLAAELDVSSSVISDYESGRRESPGIGVVGRLVEGLLSIDERRGGERIRQYGRVLSAGFDSDVVYDLREYATSLPLERLHDDLEATEVAAGGTQQVSGHTVIDSIEAITRLSTEEFFRLYGQSTNRVLVFTNVTRGEGVGIALRMVNPTPNAVILHGLEEENLWDHAGELARIDGYSLAVTSAPLDDVLEHLVTLE
- a CDS encoding C2H2-type zinc finger protein, producing MTDPHSCPLCTESYDDRNDLRVHLEVEHRKSEVVSQLVELDAAGTDLSSGREPAAADDELPAPSAD
- the bioD gene encoding dethiobiotin synthase codes for the protein MTATRPIAVVGTGTGVGKTVVTAGLTRLLREAGRDARAIKPAQTGYPPDDVDESQSSARRASLVGDAGFVAAACDDPAAATCPRYLEPALAPRVAAEVAGEDLAYETIRAACEREIEATPVPIVEGIGGLRVPLAGDREVIDLVADLEAAAVVVARSGLGTLNHTALSVDALEARGIDVCGIVVNEYAGETVAERTNPDELERMTGHAVETVPPLDDDVPAGESDPRHLAAGIGSALSSDFLASLPVDGI
- a CDS encoding hemolysin family protein; this translates as MVAVDLAFSFGRLLFALFLVFLNGFFVAAEFAYVRIRPTQIEELVAEGRSSAKLVQEAEENLDDYLATTQLGITIASLGLGWVGEPAIASLLEPVLGPVLPAGTLHLVSIAIGFSIITFLHVVFGELAPKTLAIADAERIALLVAAPMKFFYYIFIPGIIVFNGTANFFTRLIGVAPASERDESHSEEEILRIVAQSGEQGAVDMEEVEMIESVFDLGETVAREIMVPHPDVVTVRAGMPLSELRGVAASGNYTRFPVVDEDADEPVIGFVHAKDVLQAIEAADGDDAGDEPAGEPTARDLAREVLIVPETRRIDEILAEFRRRNVQMAVVIDEWGAFEGILTIEDVIEEVVGEIQDEFDVAEMEPSIDELADGRYEMDGGVPLADINEILGTEFEGDAFDTIGGLVLSRLGRAPEVGDAIEADGYEVTVEAVEGTRVSSVTVSEVTPEAEESTD
- a CDS encoding PQQ-like beta-propeller repeat protein, which gives rise to MNRRTLLAAAGTGTAALAGCFDSEEQSATNGSETPVAKQNSDSSATDGGDGRSESEREYEWYHDVGGRVDTVANGTVFGTENSLLEESDRLGGGIFALDRETGDHLWTHGSSGMHSTYTEPTVADAVYAGYGDDVIGNGAGKTIAVGHDGELRWSRETGSVYSRPRVADDTVYVGGDDGVVHAFATDDGTTRWSERVSEPATASRKITVAAVTDSVYVTTGRLLSLDPDDGNVRWTYGDGDDRIRDATIDDGTAYVSTRDGIAAIADGAERWHADSESSWSIRAVDTERVVVDAGNELVGLDVETGDRQWTIEGVDRATVSVPHERIYVAGDRVRAYGIADGDELWRESITDSASVESLQIAGDGDTDAHSVIARIGDTRFSRLDPTGDVTGTASVDAQIKHFAVDDAVIAGTRDGIYSLALE
- a CDS encoding metal-dependent hydrolase, with the protein product MPSTVVHVAFAGLLGVALLGDEFDTRAILVVMGCAALLDFDTVIGIAIPGTHRAALHNVWIVLVPAALLLWDGTVRERSIVDERWGIYGRRVAWTGVAAVLFAHILFDAFFNGVNLFWPLHDRFYDLSGSLLVTDQRGLVQTFVELDAGALAESTARGTTENTHYRTGFDPTRGEPATAVERIFPIAATGERFVLTLAGFTAVVVRIVEERRPN
- a CDS encoding molybdopterin-binding protein, with the protein product MNVAIVTVGDEILAGSTTNTNASWLAERITERGSTVGRILTIPDDRDLIADYVARWHDEFDAVIVTGGIGGTPDDVTVEAVADGLEREFVVHGEIRERLVEKAAAFRDENPEMVEEYDLQLDIDAAASIPEGATPIVTDEGWAPGCIVENVYVFAGIPDEMTAMFEAVADEFQGESTAETLYTPAPEGSLHEALEGVTERFDVSVGSYPRSENRPGRIRVSSTDPETVETAIAWLRDRVETTEPPSSSEESAE